A stretch of the Kushneria konosiri genome encodes the following:
- a CDS encoding HAD-IA family hydrolase: protein MRYRLIIFDWDGTLMDSADRIVGCMQRAALDIGWPALSREAVLDIIGLGLPEAIARLCPGIDAERAEHLRRCYAQHFVAAEKEGPALPFFEGVEAGIARLRSLPDVRLAVATGKSRRGLDRIFAERGCGHWFADSRTADLTCSKPDPLMLVELLETLDVAVEDAVMIGDSVYDMGMAQALGMDRVAVTWGVHTAQQLGDFSPVQVVNDFHELMRWLEASVCPRTGVGMHE, encoded by the coding sequence AATCGTGGGCTGCATGCAGCGTGCTGCGCTCGATATCGGCTGGCCTGCGCTGAGTCGCGAAGCCGTACTCGATATCATTGGCCTTGGTCTACCGGAAGCTATTGCTCGATTGTGCCCGGGCATTGATGCCGAGCGAGCCGAGCATCTTCGTCGCTGTTACGCACAACACTTTGTAGCGGCCGAGAAAGAAGGGCCTGCCCTGCCGTTTTTTGAAGGGGTGGAGGCGGGTATTGCACGATTAAGGTCACTGCCTGATGTCAGGCTTGCCGTGGCGACCGGTAAAAGCCGCCGAGGGCTGGATCGAATTTTTGCCGAGCGCGGCTGTGGACACTGGTTTGCTGATAGCCGCACCGCCGATCTGACATGCTCAAAACCTGACCCGCTCATGCTGGTCGAGCTGCTGGAAACCCTTGATGTTGCTGTCGAGGATGCCGTCATGATCGGCGACAGCGTTTACGACATGGGCATGGCGCAGGCGCTGGGTATGGATCGTGTGGCGGTGACCTGGGGAGTTCACACTGCGCAACAGCTGGGGGATTTTTCGCCCGTGCAGGTGGTGAATGATTTCCATGAGCTGATGCGCTGGCTGGAGGCATCGGTTTGCCCGCGCACAGGAGTGGGGATGCATGAGTGA